From a region of the Bombus terrestris chromosome 8, iyBomTerr1.2, whole genome shotgun sequence genome:
- the LOC100651999 gene encoding heme oxygenase, with translation MTSKDEETFCKKMQKATREIHSISDALVNAKLAFGFLEDSVWADGLLVFYEIFRYLELATIRCKHTEVGSLLQDELRRTEAFEHDLEFYLGKEWTKNYSPRDSVTKYLNHLKEIENTEPILLIAYIYHLYMGLLSGGIILRKKRQVMQKIWPFKGSRTIVNNITDFGNSNIYELKRNMRDTMNNIAETLDEDTKNKLIEESKTVFALNNEIIRSIEGTSTVLMKKTMYFVIPIMIFLLAFFISLKKV, from the exons ATGACAAGCAAAGATGAAGAgacattttgtaaaaaaatgcaaaaagccACTAGAGAAATTCATTCAATTAGTGACGCATTAGTAAATGCAAAATTAGCGTTTG GTTTTCTTGAAGATTCTGTATGGGCTGATGGTCTTTTggttttctatgaaatttttcgatatttggAACTTGCTACGATCAGGTGCAAACATACAGAAGTAGGATCACTTTTACAGGACGAACTTCGTCGTACCGAGGCGTTTGAACATGATCTTGAATTTTATTTGGGGAAAGAATGGACAAAAAATTACAGTCCTAG GGATAGTGTTACTAAATATTTGAACCATttaaaagaaatcgaaaatacGGAACCTATTTTACTGATTGCATACATTTATCATCTGTACATGGGTCTTCTAAGTGGTGGGATAATTTTGCGCAAAAAAAGACAAGTTATGCAAAAAATTTGGCCATTTAAAGGATCTCGAACGattgttaataatattacaGATTTTGGAAACAGTAATATTTATGAACTTAAACGTAATATGCGCGATACTATGAACAATATCGCAGAAACGTTGGACgaagatacaaaaaataaacTTATTGAAGAAAGTAAAACTGTGTTTGCATTAAATAATGAGATTATAAGAAGTATAGAAGGTACAAGCACTGTCCTTATGAAAAAAACGATGTATTTTGTTATCCCTATTATGATATTTCTTTTAGccttttttatatctttgaaaaaagtatga
- the LOC125385558 gene encoding m7GpppN-mRNA hydrolase, whose amino-acid sequence MVDHSVPSDILDDLSSRFIINVPEEERKDLVRICFQIELAHWFYLDFYCTDENPKLRPCSMREFATHIFFHIPFLKPHVANIDSILEQWRDYKQNVPTFGAIVLNEDLTKVLLVQSYWAKSSWSFPKGKVNEDEDPSRCAVREVLEETGFDISNLIDENEYIESVINEQLVRLYIICGVQKDTKFQPKTRKEIKNVEWFSLADLPNNKKDMTPKVKTGVGPNAFFMVIPFVRRMRRWIQEKHLREKNANTIRRHRHKSLGDVDTVPKNKRQLLPHSVQNDIPSFKDVKNFRQCNTSPARNRRSTHDCKNVMPKAAIKRNLFGDQNEDETSAILAKQLTDSPQNQQSYSFLMDPAIQSVKCNEFSYKAQAKVLTMEPKDQISREFRNAEFPDGNLKSLLFGKAAIKLQADLKTIPSPFVLMNNSASRFFPIDHVKAQNHSMEYYSMTWANFKFDKQAILDCL is encoded by the exons ATGGTGGATCATTCAGTACCATCCGACATACTCGACGATTTAAGCAG TCGATTTATTATCAACGTACCTgaagaagagaggaaagatTTAGTTCGAATATGTTTTCAAATCGAACTAGCTCATTGGTTTTATTTGGATTTTTATTGTACAGATGAAAATCCAAAGTTGAGACCATGTAGCATGAGAGAATTTGCCACGCacattttttttcatatacCGTTTCTAAAACCTCATGTAGCTAACATAGATAGTATTCTTGAACAATGGCGTGATTATAAACAAAATGTTCCAACCTTTGGAGCGATTGTATTGAACGAAGATTTAACTAAAGTGTTACTTGTTCAAAGTTATTGGGCAAAAAGTAGTTGGAGTTTTCCTAAAGGCAAAGTTAATGAGGATGAAGATCCATCTCGTTGTGCTGTTCGAGAAGTTTTGGAAGAAACTGGttttgatatttcaaatttaatagatGAAAATGAATACATTGAATCGGTAATAAATGAGCAATTGGTAAGATTGTACATAATATGCGGTGTACAAAAAGATACGAAATTTCAACCAAAAacaaggaaagaaataaaaaatgtagaatggTTCTCTCTCGCTGATTtacctaataacaagaaagaCATGACCCCAAAAGTAAAAACAGGAGTTGGTCCAAATGCATTTTTCATGGTTATACCTTTTGTaag gAGAATGAGACGTTGGATACAAGAGAAACATTTACGTGAGAAAAATGCAAACACTATACGAAGACACAGACACAAATCTCTGGGTGATGTTGACACTGTTCCAAAGAATAAACGGCAATTACTTCCTCATTCTGTTCAG AACGATATCCCGAGCTTCAAAGACGTTAAAAACTTTCGACAATGTAATACTTCACCAGCAAGGAATCGACGTAGCACACATGATTGTAAAAACGTTATGCCCAAAGCAGCGATCAAACGTAATCTATTCGGGGATCAGAATGAAGATGAAACGTCAGCCATACTCGCCAAACAATTAACCGATAGTCCACAAAATCAACAatcatattcatttttaatggaTCCAGCTATCCAGTCTGTAAAATGCAACGAATTTAGTTACAAAGCTCAAGCTAAAGTTCTAACTATGGAACCGAAAG ATCAAATATCCAGAGAATTTCGGAATGCAGAATTTCCCGATGGAAATTTGAAATCTTTATTATTTGGCAAAGCAGCAATTAAATTGCAAGCAGATTTAAAAACTATACCTTCTCCGTTTGTGCTAATGAACAACAGTGCATCGCGTTTCTTCCCAATAGATCACGTGAAAGCCCAAAACCATTCTATGGAATATTATTCAATGACTTGGGCAAACTTTAAATTTGACAAACAAGCAATacttgattgtttataa
- the Mpk gene encoding phosphomevalonate kinase: protein MATDNIPDDREIGHKETFKPQIILLFSGKRKSGKDYITNALHERIGRDKSEIIRLSGPIKFHWAKSLDLDIDQLLGDGKYKENYRLEMAKWGENIRNKDYGYFCRAALEMYNAYSKPIWIVSDTRRKTDIQWFMENFKNICKIIRIESDDSIRNKRGWMFIPGIDDSETECNLDDVDIWDLKVINNNESIEYILEQILKLIN, encoded by the exons ATGGCGACTGATAATATTCCCGATGATCGTGAAATAGGCCATAAAGAAACATTCAAAccacaaataattttattattcagtgGTAAAAGAAAATCTGGGAAAGATTATATTACAAATGCTTTGCATGAAAG AATTGGACGTGATAAGAGTGAAATTATAAGACTGTCTGGACCAATTAAGTTTCACTGGGCTAAATCTCTTGATCTGGATATCGATCAGCTTTTAGGAGAtggaaaatacaaagaaaattatcgCCTTGAAATGGCGAAATGGGGAGAAAACATCAGGAACAAAGATTATGGCTATTTTTGTCGTGCAGCTCTAGAGATGTATAACG CATATAGCAAACCTATATGGATAGTAAGTGATACAAGAAGAAAAACTGATATACAATggtttatggaaaattttaaaaatatatgtaaaataattcgCATTGAATCAGATGATTCAATCAGAAACAAACGTGGCTGGATGTTTATTCCAG GTATTGATGATTCAGAAACTGAATGTAATTTGGATGATGTAGATATATGGGATTTGAAAgtgataaataataatgagAGCATAGAATATATATTAGAGCAAATATTAAAACTAATTAATTAG